CCCAATTCACCTTCACAAATCCCTCCATAGGAGCTTTCCAACGGATAATGTTCCTCTCTACAGTGATGGACTCTGAGCTTTTACTTGGATTACCGTGGGCTTGTTGATATTCTATGACACTGGTTCTAGCTTGGTTAAAGAGCACTCAAAGGACTAATAAATTTCTCCtaaaaaatatatccatttCTTCTCAGCCAAATATGTCTTATAACAGTAGCTACTATTTCTAAGTCCTCTGAAAGTTTTCCTATCATTTTCAACCAAACTATATTCACATCCACCTCATTCGATTTCCACTTCTGCACTGGGCTCTCCCTCTCCGCCCACACATCTATAGCAGCTGAGTAACTCCAGAGTGCATGACATACTGTCTCTTCCTCCCTTATACATATGGGACAGCAAGGATTATCAACCTCTCCTCTGGTGCAGATTCCTTCTTGTTGGTAGGCAGTTGTTGAGTGCTTTCCATAAGAAGGTCTTGACCACCCCTGGAACATTCAGCTGCCACAAAATTCATCACCCTTCTTTAAACTTCTTCCCATCCAAGGATTCCCCTCTAAACTTCTTCATTTATGCTAATGCTAAACTCTCCTTGTGTTTGTTATGTTATGTTCGTTCTCTAgttcatttttaaaatctataCTCCGATGTGCTTCTCGACAAAGAAGGCTGAAGAAGAAAGGAATTCCCGAAGAACAAAAGCCATCAACACCTCGACCCAGGAATGGGAAAATAACAAAAGCATACATACATGGAAGCATACAGGCAAGTGTACAAGATAACCAATTTTTCTCAGCTCTTCTTCTCTCATAGAGAATTACAAAAGCAAATGGGAAAATAACTTGTGATGAGTCTGAGACAAAAAGTGAATTTGGTAACCGGGTATTAGCCCTTTTGGAATTTTACAAGCGCCATGCAAAAGGGTTTAACCAAAGTCAAAATTTTCAAGAACACAGAATCCAAGCATTACTTACAAATGCGATTTTGGCTTGGCCACGCTTGAAGATATTTGAATGGtaggtagcccaagtggtaaggcaAACTTGTGTGCATGTGCCTCACAGGTTTGATTTTCTTaaactgcgatttaagtgggatGCCATGGCGGTGGGTTGTTGTGTTAGTATCTCAGATGTGATAcctatatgatatggataagggtaggtggtgtatggaatctcacattgcttgggaaggagaagtttttgctctttataacaatttgtaacgctccaatgaAAGGTctaaaccacatgacctatattccaaaagaacTAATCAATGATGCAATTGAAATCcaattggaaccttataaaaaataagaatttttcatttcccATCAATAtaggatctcatacactacctactCTTATCTATATCATATAGGGTATTATACCAGAGTTTTAAGTTCTATAGATGAGTTCTAAGGACTCTATAGTGGGGTAATttctctcctaaaaaaaaaaaattcgaattGGAAGactaaatattatcaatttaacACATAATTGTATCATTTTTCAGGACGTTCgataaaataatctttttattataaagtaaatctaatgtatgaagtcatatcaatttataaatttatttatttttgtttgatttctttGTGATAGTATCATAGTAATATTTTTATCCTAATAACATCTCATGAACAATACTAACAAATACATGTCTCATTGCCTTTTTATAGTATCAATAAAAACTCCAACCTATCGCTTTCTCGTGCACCAAATTGTAtctacaattatattttaaaatgagagtatttacGTATGTAAatgtgatgttatttttataaattattttataaaaatatttttcatttaaaataaaattatataaaaaattataaaataatttaatatttgtcATTTTCTTCACAATAAACCAGTTTGCACTTCGCCAACACAATAtattggtaaaaataaaaacacaatgaAAAAGAGTAATGGCAGTCATGAGActgtataatcactttaaaacaaataaataaatacagaatgaaaaaataataataataataataataaattcctctctttttcaaaacactGTACACGCTTGTGCACTTCTATACGTAGGATTGGTCAAAACGCAATATATCAGAGTTTGCGGCTTGAACAGATTTAGTAATTATCAGGCTTACTATTTCTGATGGGGATACAACGACAACGTTCGGAGAATTTACCTTTTGTTCCGCAACCCACGCTCCTTCGTGTGTTTTTTTCCCCCAAAACCACTGGCAACGTACAAAAATCACAGACCTCCCCACTAGTATACACTGTCAACACCTTCATTCCTTGTACATTTCGCTTCCGTCAGCatcagagagggagagattatACAATGGcgtgaaatatttttacttcaTATTACTGTCTCTCACTTTCCCGCAAACTTTTTTCCATCACTTACTCGGGAATTCTCTCAACCTAGAGTCTGGACGGTTTCCGAGATCAAATTTGGCTGCCAAGGTCAGTGGCTTTCTTATAGCTCATACCCAGATCGTTTCCCATTCCTTTTTTGGGAGTTGAAGTTGCACCGTAGAGTTGCTGAGCCACTCTGATTTCTTCTTGTCTGGCTTTTACTTTTATTTCCAACggttttgattattattttttttttatcgtgaatttgtttattatttgggTATGATCAAAGTCGGTTTTAGATGATATTGGTGGGTCGGGGTTCTGTAAGGTTGCTGACAAAATGTGGTAAAGACAGAAAGGCAATCAGACTTGTGTCCCTTGAACCTGACTGATCATAGACGTCATTCACTCTTTTATTGGCTCGAGCCCAGATCATATCTCATTTGTCTCGCTTCCTTCTTCAACGGTTTTGGctgattttctcttcttttcattgATTAATTAGGTCTGATACAAGTGAGTATTGGATATTGTAGATGGGGTTTGTTTGTTATTGAGTAGCTCTGTTTGATTGCTGAAGAAACGTAAAAAGAGAAGCGAAAGAAAATATAGCGGGAGAAATAAAattggttttgtttttaatctcAGATTCATGGTCAGgtgaaattaagaaaacaaaatcctCTATCTGTATTACGTAATGAAAGTTTTTGCTTTTCATTAGTGTTCTTAGCAACAATAAGGTTTCAATGCTGTTGATTGAATTGTTTGATTTACTTGACGACTGTTCTTTCAGATCTTTCAACCAAACATTTTCTGAACTATAAAATTCAactctcaaaatattttcattttaatcggTTTTTATAACACCAAAGCAAGTTTCATTCTACCTACACACTTTTACAAAACTCAATATGAAACTCTtaggaattataaaaaattggaGAAGTTTTCAGTCCGTGTATTACTTTTATATGTGTGCAGACATGTATAAGAACCAATTGCAAGAGTTGGCTCAGAGAAGCTGCTTTAACCTGCCATCTTATTCATGCATCCGTGAGGGACCAGATCATGCTCCTCGATTTAAAGCTACTGTCAACTTTAATGGAGACACTTTTGAGAGCCCTACCTTCTGTTCTACTCTAAGGCAGGCAGAACATGCTGCGGCTGAGGTAGCTCTAAACACACTTGCAAACAGAGGCCCTTCTAGAGCATTGGCTGCAAGAGTTCTGGTGAGCATTTGAGCAAACTTGTATCAATTTTTATGTTCTGAATATATGTTTTTCCCTCACTGCATCCATAATTGGTACCTTGATTTTCAATTTATTAGTTTTAGGTGGATAGGGATCATACATTTGAACTTTTGGgtgagaagaaatttttttcatataagacTTCCATTGATTTCGTTTTTGAAAAATACGAAAATATATCCCTAAGTCTGTGAACTTCATGATGGGACATAGAGGAAATAAGAAGATAGGACAAAGTTTAAAAAAAGGATATTAACTGAGCTAATGTGGAATGGAGGAATATAAGCATAAATCGTGGGTTTTTAACTCCGAGGTGAGGAAGGTACAAGGAGGCAAGTGTAATGCTTTGCATTTTGTAGAACACTAGGACAAGTGCTGAGAAAGTATTTTTGAAGTGTGGATGGTAGGAATTCAGGGGAATGTCTTGGACCTATGAATTACCTTTAGGAGAAATGACATAGAAGTGAAGTGGAagatttatttgtaattatggTTAGCTAATTATATGCAAGTTGTTAAATAAAAGCTTCAGATCTTGTCTGAaattaaatgtcattttgatgGTGTCAGATAGTTTTTGTACACGTATTTGCCAAAGAAAAGCATGaatacaagaaaacaaaaataaaaggcacAAGAAAGTGAAGCACAACTTTCGGCATTTCCAGCTGGGGACAACAAGAAGTTGGACTTTTATTCTACTTACATTCCCTTAAAACAAAATTTGGCTGCTTCAAATTTCCAAAGAATGAGACTACGCTAAATGTCAGCACCAAATGTCTGGATTAGAGAGAGCATTCCTGTATTTATCATTAAATGTAGTCATTGAGACTATTTGTTATGCTGCCTGAAATGAAACTGTTCTCTGGTTGGATTTAATAGTTGCCCTTTaaaatttcttctctttctcctaGAAAAGATCCTAGCTAAATATCAACTGAATACCAACTCCAAAACCCCTCTTTCCGCCCTGGCTTTGCAGCTGGAAGCCTCATCACACCTGGAATGCAATTTCACGAATTTCCGgtcattccttttcttttctttcttttttatagggATGATACGGATTTTATTAATCAGTAACAGGGGTAATACATTAGTACACAGGACGTTTACATAGAATCCACTTAACTATCAAAAGGAAATAGGGCTAGGAAGCCCTGAAAGTTAGAGCTAGAGATGGTGACATCTTGTTAGGCTACTGTAAAATAATACAAACTATAAAGTGttacaaaaaacttaaaagagcCGATACTGGTATCTCACAATCCTAAAAAATGTGCTGATTTATTTCTCTCCATAGGCACCAAAATACGCACGCTGGGATCATCTTGCACAAGGTGTGCACTAATGGATACCAAATTGTCCGATCCAACATGATAGGGGATCTACCACCCGGGGAAGCATACACTCTTATCCTACTTTCTGGACTTCTGAAGATTTTTGTCTCTCAAAGAGTAATGCAATTGTTGGTGAATGGAAGTTGGATTTTGTTAGATCGGCACAGGATTTGGAGATTTATCTCTTTAATCTATTATATGCTTGCTTGTATTCTATTGGTTGAGATGGGATGGGGAATATAAAATGAGCTAGGACATGTCCAAGAAAGGCATGTTCAAAGTAAGTTGTTATAATGCATTGATCCCTCACAATAATGCTAGATTTCCATAGAAGTCCGTCCACCAGAGTAGTAAGGCACCCCCAGAGCAGCATTCTTTGTTTGGATGGCTGCACTAGGAAGATCCTTACCTTTGAAAACTTACAGAAGAGACATGCCATTGTAATCAAGTGATGCTGCATGTGTAAGAGTGATGGTGGAACCGTGGATCACCTCTTACTCCATTGTGAGATAGGAAGCACTTCGTAGTAAGCAGCTTTTGGTGTCTTTGAGTGTTGGGCGATGCCTGGTTGGGTGGCAATTCTAGAACTTTACTGCAGCTCTTGTGATAGCGATTACAACAGCTCTTGTGAAGAATGATTTCAATCTGTAAAACTCAATGATTTAATGAGGAAAATAGAGGAACTCAGCTTTCTTTTCTAATACGCTTTACTATTGGATGGCTGCCCACTTATATTTCCTCGGCTCTAATTTCTAGGATTTTCTTTATCTACGTTCTTTCTCAAATTAGGTGTATCTTTGGATAttccttgtgtacttggataCTGCCTCTTTGAatcattgataaaatttatcttacTTGTTAAAAAGGTTTACTAAACCTCACGTGTATGTAATAGCTGGAAAAGTTATACGAGAGAACcaaatatatttgatatttttggtcCTTTCTTCTTATAACAAATGCTATATCAAAGACCcaggttttcatttttcttttcattatgtGTCCTCctatatatgtttttcataaCTCCCTAGCACTATACACGATCTGCCATTTTAAAATTGAAGATCATGTGATTTATTCGGGTTGTTTGTGAAGGATGAAACAGGAGTTTATAAGAATTTGCTTCAGGAGACTGCTCACCGAGCTGGGTTAAAACTTCCCGTTTATACCACTGTTCGATCCGGACCAGGCCATGTTCCCACTTTCTCATGCACAGTCGAGCTTGCAGGAATGAGCTTTACAGGTGAACCAGCTAGGACCAAGAAACAAGCTCAGAAAAATGCTGCCATGGCTGCTTGGTCTTCCTTGAGAAAATGTAAGTATCTTATCTTTTTCTGTTTGATCTTTTAATCATAGTGCTTGACTTTTGTTATAATCATACAAGCACTGTTTGGCTGTGCTCTCCATACATGTGCTTTTGATTAAATCTTCCTTGATTTTAAAGGCATCTTGGCTGTCTTTATGAAATTGCACAAATATCTAGTTACTTCTTTTTCTGAGTGaatatctaatctcatcatGTAGTATCTCAAAGTCACTCATCATCTCCCACTTCTCCTTCACTGGAGTCTAAAGCCAATGAAGAACAGGAACAAGTGACCATTGCTCGTGTCCTTGCAAGTTTACAACCATCGGAGTCGAATAGACCTGCAGAAAATTATCAGAGGCATGTTCACCAAAGATCCACTCCCATCTTATGGGAATCAACCCAGCAAACCCCAAGCTTATACCATATGCAATGCCAGAACTGGGCATACTTCCCTGAAATGGCCATGTACCAAATCTGGCAGCAAGAACAATTGTTACAGCAGCAAAGCCGCCTGTTGGCACTTACAGTTCCAGCAGCTACTACATCAGTTCCTCAGATTTATCCATTGATGCAATCTTTTTTCCAGCCAGACCAGTGCCTGTATTTTCCAGGAAGGGAACCGGAGTCAATCCAGATGAGCCCCAGGATTACAATTGCTGCGTCAGGCCCATCATTCTGCTTCTCAAACCATTTGGTTCCTAGTTCAATCAGGAGCAGTTCTACAGTGACTATTCAAGAGATACAGGAGGAGAAACCAGAAGAATCATCCAAGTACTCTTCATCTGGAGTTTCCAAACCCCCTAGTTTTAGCAACAATAACATTGCTGAACCACAAATCCTGGAAATAATCCAGGAGGATGACAAGCAGAACCTTAGTGGAATAGACGGGAAAATGAAAAGTCTTCAGTTAGAAGGGAACCAGAGAGGACAATTTGGGCGGGCTTCTCATAGGAGCGTAGATTCCATATTTAAGCCAGTTGAGTTACAATTACGGAACCCTTGTATTGATTCTTCTCGGCCAAATCTCAGACCCCAATATCCTCCAAGAGCAAGTTCCCACAGAAATTTCAGACCACCTTCATCTGTAGCTGCTCCCACCAAGATCCGAACTATGCACCCCACTGCATCAATGGAGGTCAGACCTCAAAATATGGCATCACTTGGAGCTGCTCCACCAAGAATGAGAACTGCAGGTCCTTCATGTTCAACCAGGCCATCTGAAAGATTTAACCTTGGAGAAGTATATCCTGCTTTCATGGCACCAGCTGTTCGAATTAGATCAGTTGTGCCCGTTTGTTCAGCTCCACCATTGAGAAAGATGCCAAATTCCGGCAATGATGCAGTGTCGCCAAACACAGAAAGCAAGATTTAGGACTTTCAGATGGGTCAAGAGCGGGTTCAGAGTTCGGAAAGTTAGGTTATCAATGGAGTATAGATACACTAGAAGATTCTCTTCTATTATATTTTCGTTATGCAATATGGTGGTTTTTGAGAAGCCATTAATGCTTCTTCACAGTAACAAGAATAAATGGTACTTTGTCCATTGTCTGTGTACATGTGAGTTTTATATTGCTCGAGCCTTATCAGTAACGACCCATTTTCTGTGTACTTAAAGCAATTGTGTATGAAAAATGCTGGTTGCAAGCGCCTGATGCAACCGGCGTGCCCAcgtcaattaataaaattgtgtttttcactcatttgtttttttgttcttaatgAAACACATTGCTTCATTTCCTCTGAAGACCGATGACAATACCCAACATACATACACAGGCCCATTGGGATGAGttgaagttttttatgaataataatgagttgagatagtagagtgagttttgtgagggtcatataagatgaatttagatgttaagataagtttaaatgtatttatagaaagttaaaaagggCTTTACGTTCCGCTTGTAAAGGgttgttgagttgaaaaagattatagatCTTAcatgtaaaaaggttttgagttgagatgagtttattgATTTGAAAGTTACGTGTTTTGAtgttaaactcaacttaaaattagactgaactgagttgatctcactTCAGTCCAAGTTCCAAAACGAGCCTTACTTTGTACTACAGCAACTAGGGGTGATAAATGGTCCGGTCGGACCGAACAGACCGACAAACAGTCGGTCCGGACCGAGACTTGGtccggtcggtctcggtccacattttagaggaccgaaaagtttcggtccgaTCTACGGTCCAGGATTTTTTCagaccgaatgaaaaaaaaatatattttatatataataattgtacaattaacaatataaaattttaaatatgttattaatacttgttaatattctataaattaataatattttatatatatcttcatctaacctatcactattaacaatataaaattttaaatatattattaacacttgttaatattctatgaattaattaatatataatatcaattagttaattatatagtaattatataaattaataatataattctcatctaatttattattattgaccatataaaatatttttttattgagtttgttacttaatccacattaataagtcacttaatttaatttagtattttaaataatttttttattaattatttaaaaaaataaaaaaagaaaaaaaattaggccgaACCGActagaccgaaccggaccgataGCTGTtgatccggtccggtccctttgggcgttcggtccggaccggaccatttGCACCCCCTAACAACAACCATTTTAATGAGTTTGGCAAAAATCTAGGAAATGAGTTTGGCAAAAATTTAGGAAATGGGTTAGGGAGAAATATGTTAATCATGAAATCTAAGagatggtttttcttttttttcttggtggaGAAATGCTTCAATGTACCAATTTCCTCGGTTGTGCTTTGGTTGGCCAGTTTTCCTTGTGGAGAAAGATCAAAGTGAaaagttttcttctttaattctAGGTACATGACTTTTGCCTTACCAATCTACATGCATAAAGCACCATGAAGTTCAATATGAAACTCACTTTATATAATTCagtaaatatatacatgatattcaACT
This genomic interval from Juglans microcarpa x Juglans regia isolate MS1-56 chromosome 4D, Jm3101_v1.0, whole genome shotgun sequence contains the following:
- the LOC121261484 gene encoding double-stranded RNA-binding protein 2-like, with amino-acid sequence MYKNQLQELAQRSCFNLPSYSCIREGPDHAPRFKATVNFNGDTFESPTFCSTLRQAEHAAAEVALNTLANRGPSRALAARVLDETGVYKNLLQETAHRAGLKLPVYTTVRSGPGHVPTFSCTVELAGMSFTGEPARTKKQAQKNAAMAAWSSLRKLSQSHSSSPTSPSLESKANEEQEQVTIARVLASLQPSESNRPAENYQRHVHQRSTPILWESTQQTPSLYHMQCQNWAYFPEMAMYQIWQQEQLLQQQSRLLALTVPAATTSVPQIYPLMQSFFQPDQCLYFPGREPESIQMSPRITIAASGPSFCFSNHLVPSSIRSSSTVTIQEIQEEKPEESSKYSSSGVSKPPSFSNNNIAEPQILEIIQEDDKQNLSGIDGKMKSLQLEGNQRGQFGRASHRSVDSIFKPVELQLRNPCIDSSRPNLRPQYPPRASSHRNFRPPSSVAAPTKIRTMHPTASMEVRPQNMASLGAAPPRMRTAGPSCSTRPSERFNLGEVYPAFMAPAVRIRSVVPVCSAPPLRKMPNSGNDAVSPNTESKI